Below is a window of Candidatus Binataceae bacterium DNA.
GCTGGTGAAGCTCGTCACGGACCCGTTCACCGACATCATCGCTTATCGTTCGAGCCCCTCTCGGCTGTTGCAGGAATTGCAAGGGAGGGCGGAAAAGAAATGGGCCTAGCTTCGAGCTTTCTGACCGTGGCCGTATTGCTGAGCTTTGAGCGAATCACGTACATCTTTGCCTGGCGATGTGCGCATGCCTTCGAGCGGATCTGTGGGCGCGCGAAAAGCCTCCTGACGGCCGATCCGGTGGTCGGGCTCAGGCGGTTATTCTATCTCTTCAAGGCGCTGCACGGCGGCGTCTTTCTAGCCTGGTGTTATCACTTCAGCGATTCGCCTTATCTATTCGCGCAGGCTGATTTCCTCGCCAAAGCGGCGGGTTGCACGCTGATTTTCGTCGGACAGACTTTGAACTTCGGCGTGTTCTACCGGCTACGCATGGTCGGCGTCTTTTACGGCAATCGGTTCGGCCGTGATATCCCGTGGTGCCGGGAATTT
It encodes the following:
- a CDS encoding methyltransferase; translated protein: MGLASSFLTVAVLLSFERITYIFAWRCAHAFERICGRAKSLLTADPVVGLRRLFYLFKALHGGVFLAWCYHFSDSPYLFAQADFLAKAAGCTLIFVGQTLNFGVFYRLRMVGVFYGNRFGRDIPWCREFPFSLVEHPQYLGAVISIWGFFLAARYPFPDWYLLPALETVYYALGAQLEA